GATAATTCAAGAATTTAGTGTGTAATTCACCTCAATTTATAATACAATCTTTTATCAAGTGTTATAAAAAAAGAGGGTGAGTTGATTCGGGATCTATTTGATCTGGGATTTAAATCAATTCAAGTTGAAgaaaaacttgagaaaaaattaacttgcATGAGCTGGTAAAAAACCTAAGTTGTTTTGTAATTcaattaatccaaaaaaatctaagtaaaaacccttaattatttaaaaatatatatatattgtttttaggATAATCGGAGACTTACCCATATCAATCTGTGCCAGGTTTtaaaaccatgtttttattAACTCCACTCGGGACAAAACAAAGCTGGCTCAAACTCTTGCAACAAAATAAGTTAAAGAACTACAAGCCCACATAAAAAGGTTGCTCTAAAATAATGTGTGCAAAGTCAGTTAACACACTACCCCTTTCGAATTAAAAAACAGTTATCTTCTCTTCCCCCCTAAGCCAActctgtttctctctctctgctgtaaggaaaagaaaaactagaaatacCCATCTAAAATTCCATTTCCTTCTGCAGAAAACATAATGGCCTAGCTGTTTCTTGGATCCGGAGATTCTGGGTTTCTTTCAATTAGTTTAATACTATTAAACATATAGTTATAAGACTTGGAAAAGAACATTAACCCACAAGACATGATTTGGTTCCTCCCATTGTCTCTCCCTAGGCTCAAACCCTCTTTTTCTCTGCTGTTCCTCTCGTTGGAGTTTGTAGCATAGCTGTAATGCCTGTAAATCCATGGCCCCTCTTTTCCTTCTTATTCCTCTCTTCGACCCTTGtgcttctctttccttttactGCTTTCGCCGTCAACCAACAAGGCGAAACTCTTCTTTCATGGAGGAGAAGCTTGAATGGATCACCTGAGGGGTTGAATAACTGGGACTCGAGCAATGAGACTCCCTGTGGATGGTTTGGAATTACTTGCAACTTTAACAATGAAGTCGTGGCATTGGGTTTGAGGTATGTCGATTTATTTGGAACACTTCCCTccaattttacatttttatcttCCTTAAACACGCTTGTTCTGTCTGGAACCAATCTTACCGGCACAATCCCAAAAGAGATTGGCACTGCTCTTCCTCAATTGACTCACTTAGACTTGAGTGGCAATGCCTTGACCGGCGAGATTCCAAGTGAGCTTTGTAACTTTCCCAAGCTTGAGCAACTCCTTCTCAACTCAAATCAACTTGAGGGCTCCATTCCAATCGAGATCGGAAACCTCACTAGCTTGAAATGGCTAATCCTCTACGACAATCAACTTAGCGGTTCCATTCCCAACACCGTAGGCAAGTTGAAGTATCTTGAAGTGATTAGAGCTGGTGGCAACAAGAACCTTGAAGGTTCATTGCCTCAAGAAATTGGCAACTGCAGCAATTTGTTGATGTTAGGCTTAGCAGAAACAAGCATCTCAGGTTTTCTCCCACCGAGCCTCGGCCTCCTGAAAAAACTCCAAACTGTCGCCATCTACACCACCCTCCTTTCCGGTCAAATCCCTCCAGAACTCGGTGACTGCACCGAGCTCCAAGACATATACCTTTATGAAAACTCACTCACTGGCTCAATTCCGAAAACATTGGGCAAGCTCCGAAAGCTTAGAAACCTTTTGCTCTGGCACAACAACTTTGTTGGTATCATCCCTCCTGAGCTCGGAAACTGCAACCAAATGTTGGTGATTGACATATCAATGAATTCCTTAACCGGAAGCATTCCACAATCATTCGGCAATCTAACTGAACTCCAAGAACTCCAGCTTAGCCTCAATCAAATCTCCGGAGAAATCCCAGCACAGCTTGGAAACTGCCAGAAGATCATTCACATCGAACTCGACAACAATCAAATCACTGGCTCAATCCCACCTGAAATAGGTAACTTATTTAATCTCACACTCTTTTACTTATGGCAGAACAAACTCGAAGGAAACATACCGCCTTCCATTTCCAACTGTCAAAACTTAGAAGCCATAGATTTATCTCAAAATGGCCTAGTGGGGCCTATTCCAAAAGGAGTTTTTCAACTGAAGAAACTCAACAAACTCTTGCTTCTTTCCAACAATCTCTCTGGTGAAATACCGCCCGAGATTGGAAACTGCTCGTCTTTGATTCGTTTTCGAGCTAATAACAACAAGGTTTCCGGAACTATTCCGGCCCAGATTGGAAATTTGAAGAATCTGAACTTCTTGGATCTCGGATCGAACAGGATTACCGGAGTAATCCCGGAAGAAATCTCGGGTTGTCAAAATCTCACATTTCTGGATTTGCATTCAAATGCTATTTCTGGTAACTTGCCACAGAGTTTTAACAAGCTCATTTCACTCCAGTTTATTGATTTCTCCAATAACTTGATTGAAGGCACACTGAGTCCAAGTCTTGGTTCACTGAGTTCACTCACCAAACTCACTCTTGCTAAGAACAGGCTGTCAGGTTCCATTCCGAGTCAACTCGGTTCCTGCTCCAAGTTACAGTTATTGGACCTGAGTGGAAATCAGTTATCAGGGAACATTCCGTCAAGTGTTGGAAAGATCCCGTCACTGGAAATCGCTTTGAATCTAAGCTTGAATCAACTTAATGGGGAGATTCCGTCAGAGTTCACGGGGTTAAACAAGCTTGGCATTTTGGATATTTCGTATAATCATCTTACAGGCGATCTTCAACATCTCGCAGCTTTGCAGAATCTTGTCGTGCTTAATGTCTCGCACAATAATTTCTCGGGACACGTGCCTGACACGCCCTTCTTCTCGAAGCTTCCTCTCAGTGTACTTTCCGGGAATCCTGCTCTTTGCTTCTCCGGTAACCAGTGCGATTCTGGTGACAAGCACGTTAAGCGAGGGACGGCAGCGCGTGTGGCAATGATTGTGCTGTTGTGTGCCGCATGTGCGCTCCTTTTGGCAGCGCTCTACATTATCCTGGCAAGCAAAAAACGTGGCAGTGGGGCCCAGGAGTGTGAAGGTGAGGATGACGTGGAGATGAGTCCGCCTTGGGAAGTGACTTTATATCAGAAACTAGACTTGTCAATTGCTGATGTGGCACGATCGTTGACAGCTGGCAATGTGATAGGACGAGGCCGGTCCGGTGTGGTTTACAAGGTTACCATTCCGTCTGGATTAATGGTAGCTGTTAAGAGGTTCAAGTCCGCAGAGAAGATTTCAGCCGCAGCATTTTCATCCGAGATTGCTACATTGGCGAGAATCCGGCACCGAAACATTGTCCGTTTACTCGGGTGGGGAGCAAACCGGAAAACAAAGTTGTTGTTTTATGATTACATGGCTAATGGCACATTAGGGACATTGTTACATGAAGGGAATAATGTTGGATTGGTGGAGTGGGAGACGCGGTTTAAGATCGCATTAGGGGTGGCGGAGGGGCTAGCGTATTTGCACCACGATTGCGTACCGCCGATTCTGCACCGAGATGTGAAAGCGCATAATATCTTGCTTGGGGACCGGTATGAGGCATATTTAGCCGATTTCGGGCTGGCTAGGCTGGTTGAAGACGACCATGGATCATTCTCTGCAAACCCGCAATTTGCAGGGTCCTATGGATACATTGCACCAGGTGAGTTTTCGTTTCCCTTTCACTTTCTGATAATGAATTATCATTAGATTGTGATAATTGGCTTTCTTAAGCACTGCTGAGAGATTATTGGACACTTAATTGGAATAATATCTAGTCGAATATGAGATAGGGATGAGACAAATTTGTGATTATGTGAGAAATCAGTTGGGATTAGTGACGGTGGGGACTTAAAGCAAGGTTTAGAGATGGGTTTAACAAGTAATTAGGTAGCAAAATCACATCAGGCATGCCAACAAgctgtttaatttgttttgttcatgatttgttattttcgTCGGCAACTGGAAAAGGCTGCGTGCACAACAAAAACTACTTTTAGCAAAAAGTTTTTGCAGTGATGAAATGCCATTAACCCTGCATGCATGTCTAAGCTTCTGTAGGTACACTCTCTCGCACCTTTGGTGATTTTGCATGCACGATCATTGATCTTTGTATGTTTCAATTACAGAGTACGCTTGCATGCTTAAAATCACTGAGAAGAGTGATGTGTATAGCTATGGAGTGGTCCTTTTAGAGACAATAACCGGAAAAAAGCCAGTCGATCCATCATTCCCGGATGGCCAACATGTTGTCCAATGGGTCAGAAACCACCTGAGGAGCAAGAAGGACCCAGTTGAAATACTTGATCCTAAACTGCAAGGCCACCCAGACACACAAATACAGGAAATGCTTCAAGCTCTTGGAATCTCTCTTCTTTGCACAAGCAATCGCGCTGAAGATCGCCCGACAATGAAAGATGTGGCAGTATTATTGAAGGAAATTCGACAGGAACTGATCACAGGCGGTGAGGCCCAGAAGCCGACCAACAAATCATCGAAAACGATGGAAAGCAACCCGTCATATTCGTCATCCTCGGTGACCCCAGCTCAATTGTTGATGCTTCAACAAGGGTCTTCTCGTTGCTCACTTGCTTactcatcttcatcatcaactACTATTACGTCaagtactaatcaataacaATCTCCTTGTGTAGTTCTGAGAGTTATTCAAATATATTAGCATTGTTTTTTAGAATAGGGAAATCCATAAAAGAATTAGCGCCACAGGGGTGTTTTGATCAATAGCGTGGTACCGAGATGATAAAATTGAGTACATAGCAAGTTCCTTTTATTGTCTCTACTCTCTGTTGAGTGCTGCTATTGTGGTTTTTGCTACTGTTATGAACaacatttttaataatgaaAGATACACACAAACATTGGCAAAGAAAGTGAAAgggaaagaagaggaagagatcAGGAAAGAAGAGGCACAAGCTATATATTTTGCTTCAATGTGAAGCCACTCTCCATAATTTCTGAGTAGTAGGACGTGGATGTCTCGATTGATATGTGAGTGGGCGTGGTGTTATTCTTGGTGAGGGTTTTCGAGGAGATTTTCCTCTAGGGAAGTGAAATAGAGAGAGACAGGGAGAGATGAGTGGCCGTAGGGAATTGTAGGGTAATGATAAGAGAGCTTCTTTCTTGCTTTCATGCAACTATCAAGGTCCCTACCACGTGAAGGAGATGAAGAATTATAGGAAAGTACTAACTGGACATACAGAAACAAGCCATGAAGTAATCAATATCAATCAATCACAAGATTGGCCGCCTGCCTTGTGAAATTAAATCCCAGTACTCAAATCATATAAACCACCATTCTAGTTCATCAAGGCTGCTGTGAAAGATTTTCGTTGGATCTTTTGTAATTCTGTAATAATGGCGAAGCACAGAAGCTGGTAGCAAGTGGTAGCATGTTAAGCACTTGACTTCTATACATGTCCaagaatgaaaatgaatttgAGAAGTTTTCTTTGGTGGGGTGaagcaaaatttaattcattgctTTAAAAATCATCCCcactgtttttcaatttttcagtTTGAATTCCAGGGAAGGCAGGCAGTGGCAGGATTGATAAATGTATTGCAGCAAAGGTTCCGGTGAGGAAAAATACCACAGCGGTTGTTTTTCTTTGTGCTCACGTGCGCACATGCAGGTTAACACAAAATACAGAAGCTTGTAACTCATTAACAGAGGCTTCTTTCaaatttcttaacttttttttttttaaaaaaagaaaaggtacatATAAGATTCCCAACGTAGATCGTAAGAGTactatatttgtattttgtacatttaaaaaaattatatatttgtattttgtaaagcTGTGAGGTCCCGTTCACATGCATGGGGCGGATCCCACATGCAACTAcgattttaaaatagtttttgatgATAACGCTCACCTTCATTACGCTTTTACCTTTCGGACACTTGATTTTGCCATGTCAAGAGATGAATTTAGTACCTTCTATTTTGCCGAGTGGAAGGAAAACTCTCGGAATCTGTTCTTCTTGCCATTTAATTTCCTCagtaaataatttgattatcaCAAGTTAAATCTCAATAATTTATTCacaaaccaaaaaccaaataGAACACATATTTGAGACCTTTCGAATCATCATGCTCAAGATGTTCTGCATATTTTTCTTGGCTTTGAGAaacaagagggaaaaaaaacagcAGATAATCTATCAGACGAGGACGCAGCTCTGATTCGAGGTGGTGTTATAACTGATGGCCTTTTAGCCTCAAAATTGTTAAATCCTGCGAGGGTAAACCGCTTTTGAAAGAGAAACCCTTGATACAATATTAATGTACATACAAAGTGCATTGCTAGAGAAGTCTTGTTTTGCATCCACAGTGAATTTGGTAGCCTCTGAAACTTGCTATAAAGAAAGTATCCGATGATAACTACAGAAgtcaagagaagaaaaattggACAAAATCTATAAATCCTTTACCCAGTAATCATGCACAATTCACGAGCCTAAACTGTTCTATGTATTCAACTTTCCAGAgacagaatttaataaaataatgaagataccAGAAAAGACTACAAACCAAAAATACGAAGAAATTAA
The genomic region above belongs to Populus alba chromosome 12, ASM523922v2, whole genome shotgun sequence and contains:
- the LOC118044783 gene encoding uncharacterized protein, encoding MPVNPWPLFSFLFLSSTLVLLFPFTAFAVNQQGETLLSWRRSLNGSPEGLNNWDSSNETPCGWFGITCNFNNEVVALGLRYVDLFGTLPSNFTFLSSLNTLVLSGTNLTGTIPKEIGTALPQLTHLDLSGNALTGEIPSELCNFPKLEQLLLNSNQLEGSIPIEIGNLTSLKWLILYDNQLSGSIPNTVGKLKYLEVIRAGGNKNLEGSLPQEIGNCSNLLMLGLAETSISGFLPPSLGLLKKLQTVAIYTTLLSGQIPPELGDCTELQDIYLYENSLTGSIPKTLGKLRKLRNLLLWHNNFVGIIPPELGNCNQMLVIDISMNSLTGSIPQSFGNLTELQELQLSLNQISGEIPAQLGNCQKIIHIELDNNQITGSIPPEIGNLFNLTLFYLWQNKLEGNIPPSISNCQNLEAIDLSQNGLVGPIPKGVFQLKKLNKLLLLSNNLSGEIPPEIGNCSSLIRFRANNNKVSGTIPAQIGNLKNLNFLDLGSNRITGVIPEEISGCQNLTFLDLHSNAISGNLPQSFNKLISLQFIDFSNNLIEGTLSPSLGSLSSLTKLTLAKNRLSGSIPSQLGSCSKLQLLDLSGNQLSGNIPSSVGKIPSLEIALNLSLNQLNGEIPSEFTGLNKLGILDISYNHLTGDLQHLAALQNLVVLNVSHNNFSGHVPDTPFFSKLPLSVLSGNPALCFSGNQCDSGDKHVKRGTAARVAMIVLLCAACALLLAALYIILASKKRGSGAQECEGEDDVEMSPPWEVTLYQKLDLSIADVARSLTAGNVIGRGRSGVVYKVTIPSGLMVAVKRFKSAEKISAAAFSSEIATLARIRHRNIVRLLGWGANRKTKLLFYDYMANGTLGTLLHEGNNVGLVEWETRFKIALGVAEGLAYLHHDCVPPILHRDVKAHNILLGDRYEAYLADFGLARLVEDDHGSFSANPQFAGSYGYIAPEYACMLKITEKSDVYSYGVVLLETITGKKPVDPSFPDGQHVVQWVRNHLRSKKDPVEILDPKLQGHPDTQIQEMLQALGISLLCTSNRAEDRPTMKDVAVLLKEIRQELITGGEAQKPTNKSSKTMESNPSYSSSSVTPAQLLMLQQGSSRCSLAYSSSSSTTITSSTNQ